Proteins encoded within one genomic window of Streptomyces taklimakanensis:
- a CDS encoding SPFH domain-containing protein gives MSAVSTARRSVISEAVAPWNEIAQLLRGGEAGTLVPVIIPRHRRRLWWLLPLWLGAFALLTGVLLSAGDSDGPAGAARGSLAALSYVLGVLALLVGALWWWRSSIVEIEQGTNGVLTRYGAVTRTLDPGRHYLWHPWSRVEFVVDTATEIPYSAPVMACPTQENVPLRSIEFFLKFRITDAVLFVRTIGAGNFDLVLSSAVQDAIRQRARKMRTERAYDLRGSDVADMQELLNRQLSRYGVRITGCNIPDVQLPAQYQQHLATRERVAKERAAYDQEWGLTRKRRIDSLQMDIERAKKVRDARIVEVKAALNRAREEVAQLLEEQETNAQRVRFEIETRGRSGLIAAENEARAQRRLAQAYRDNRAVLQYELARRRLEVGATLAGSAPRPVVVRTDGAGGGDTSALSTLLTAQLLPRLTALPPVDPAPRSADAADGER, from the coding sequence GTGAGCGCCGTGTCCACCGCACGCAGGTCGGTCATCTCCGAGGCGGTGGCCCCCTGGAACGAGATCGCCCAACTGCTGCGCGGCGGCGAGGCGGGGACCCTGGTCCCGGTCATCATCCCCCGCCACCGCCGCCGGCTGTGGTGGCTGCTGCCGCTGTGGCTGGGGGCGTTCGCGCTGCTGACCGGCGTCCTGCTGAGCGCGGGCGACTCCGACGGGCCGGCCGGCGCCGCCCGTGGCTCCCTGGCCGCGCTCTCCTACGTCCTGGGCGTCCTCGCCCTGCTGGTCGGGGCGCTGTGGTGGTGGCGCTCCTCGATCGTGGAGATCGAGCAGGGCACCAACGGGGTCCTGACCCGCTACGGCGCGGTCACCCGCACCCTGGACCCCGGCCGCCACTACCTGTGGCACCCGTGGTCGCGGGTGGAGTTCGTCGTGGACACCGCCACCGAGATCCCCTACTCGGCCCCGGTGATGGCCTGCCCCACCCAGGAGAACGTGCCGCTGCGGTCGATCGAGTTCTTCCTGAAGTTCCGCATCACCGACGCGGTGCTGTTCGTGCGGACCATCGGCGCGGGCAACTTCGACCTGGTGCTCTCCAGCGCGGTGCAGGACGCCATCCGGCAGCGGGCGCGCAAGATGCGGACCGAACGGGCCTACGACCTGCGAGGCTCGGACGTGGCCGACATGCAGGAGCTGCTCAACCGCCAGCTGTCCCGCTACGGGGTGCGCATCACCGGCTGCAACATCCCGGACGTGCAGCTCCCGGCCCAGTACCAGCAGCACCTGGCCACCCGGGAGCGGGTCGCCAAGGAGCGCGCCGCGTACGACCAGGAGTGGGGCCTGACCCGCAAGCGCCGCATCGACAGCCTCCAGATGGACATCGAGCGGGCGAAGAAGGTGCGCGACGCGCGCATCGTCGAGGTGAAGGCCGCCCTGAACAGGGCGCGTGAGGAGGTGGCCCAGCTCCTGGAGGAGCAGGAGACCAACGCGCAGCGGGTGCGGTTCGAGATCGAGACCCGCGGGCGCAGCGGTCTGATCGCCGCCGAGAACGAGGCCCGCGCCCAGCGCCGGCTGGCCCAGGCGTACCGCGACAACCGGGCGGTCCTCCAGTACGAACTCGCCCGCCGTCGCCTGGAGGTCGGCGCGACCCTGGCCGGCAGCGCGCCCCGGCCGGTCGTGGTGCGCACCGACGGCGCCGGGGGCGGCGACACCTCGGCGCTGTCCACGCTCCTGACGGCCCAGCTGCTGCCGCGCCTCACCGCTCTCCCGCCCGTGGACCCGGCACCGCGGTCCGCCGACGCGGCGGACGGCGAGCGCTGA
- a CDS encoding ferritin-like domain-containing protein produces the protein MTASDTGPTPPVLRLGALGFERGAHLLLRRALRDLRPGEELAVAGDDPALPVHLRAWCRAQGHRMRAPEPDEHRADGVRARVERGRGDLDRWAGAERAGGPGSGGLAARPSPAWGLAARGALVEGGGPAGPFDLIDRDHVWADVAPHLYARAAAEQWDPGRAVDWDAPFGLPDEVERAVVQVMTYLVENEQAALVVPARLLARIHPHFREVLQLLAVQAADEARHMEVFTRRALLRGGEMGTSSAGGRESLNTLLTEPDFSLASFLLSVLGEGSFLSLLAFLERHAPDPVTRRITALARRDEARHVAFGVAHLHHRGTVDPALRGRLRAAVERRHDALTDTAGLNQDVFDSLVVLAAGEWTPEAIARGHDAVMGLQAEMDEGRQRRLVHLGFPADEAAELSALHTRNFM, from the coding sequence GTGACCGCGTCCGACACCGGGCCCACGCCCCCGGTGCTCCGCCTGGGCGCCCTCGGCTTCGAGCGGGGCGCCCACCTCCTGCTCCGGCGCGCGCTGCGCGACCTGCGTCCCGGCGAGGAGCTGGCGGTGGCCGGGGACGACCCCGCGCTGCCGGTCCACCTCCGCGCCTGGTGCCGCGCACAGGGCCACCGGATGCGCGCCCCGGAACCCGACGAGCACCGGGCCGACGGAGTCCGCGCCCGGGTGGAACGCGGCCGCGGTGACCTCGACCGCTGGGCGGGCGCCGAACGGGCCGGCGGCCCCGGCTCGGGCGGCCTCGCCGCGCGCCCCTCGCCGGCCTGGGGCCTGGCGGCGCGCGGCGCCCTGGTCGAGGGCGGCGGACCGGCCGGTCCCTTCGACCTGATCGACCGCGACCACGTCTGGGCGGACGTGGCGCCCCACCTCTACGCCCGCGCGGCGGCCGAGCAGTGGGACCCGGGCCGGGCGGTCGACTGGGACGCTCCCTTCGGCCTCCCCGACGAGGTGGAGCGGGCCGTCGTCCAGGTGATGACGTACCTGGTGGAGAACGAGCAGGCCGCCCTCGTCGTCCCCGCCCGGCTGCTGGCCCGCATCCATCCGCACTTCCGGGAGGTCCTCCAACTGCTGGCCGTCCAGGCCGCCGACGAGGCCCGGCACATGGAGGTCTTCACCCGCCGCGCCCTGCTGCGGGGCGGCGAGATGGGCACCTCGTCGGCCGGGGGGCGGGAGTCGCTGAACACCCTGCTGACCGAACCGGACTTCTCCCTGGCCTCCTTCCTCCTCTCCGTGCTGGGCGAGGGCAGCTTCCTGAGCCTGCTGGCCTTCCTGGAGCGCCACGCCCCGGACCCGGTCACCCGCCGGATCACCGCCCTGGCCCGTCGGGACGAGGCCCGGCACGTCGCCTTCGGAGTGGCCCACCTCCACCACCGGGGCACGGTCGACCCCGCCCTGCGCGGCAGGCTCCGCGCCGCCGTCGAGCGCCGCCACGACGCCCTCACCGACACCGCCGGCCTCAACCAGGACGTCTTCGACTCCCTCGTCGTCCTGGCCGCCGGCGAGTGGACGCCGGAGGCGATCGCCCGCGGCCACGACGCGGTCATGGGACTCCAGGCCGAGATGGACGAGGGGCGGCAGCGCCGCCTGGTCCACCTCGGCTTCCCCGCCGACGAGGCCGCCGAGCTCTCCGCCCTCCACACCCGCAACTTCATGTGA
- a CDS encoding phosphate/phosphite/phosphonate ABC transporter substrate-binding protein — translation MTLLMGAVAYDPKVVTIWEGFRAWLRSQGLPFDFLLYSHYERQVEDLLAGRLHAAWNSPLAWVRARRLARTRGREVRPLVMRDTDRDLTSVVLARHDAPVTTLADLKERTVAVGAVDSPQATLLPLALLRRAGLRPGEDFTVRRFDIGTGLHGDHVGGEREAVRALLAGEADAACLVDANHLLFGREGTLPPGGTRVLAQTEPYDHCVMTVVDTAPADLVEEFAGLLLSMSYADPEVRPLLDLEGLTAWRPGRTAGYAQLEEAVDGAGFYDAAGRVTAEEYAP, via the coding sequence ATGACACTGCTGATGGGCGCCGTCGCCTACGACCCCAAGGTCGTCACCATCTGGGAGGGCTTCCGCGCCTGGCTGCGCTCCCAGGGCCTGCCCTTCGACTTCCTGCTGTACTCGCACTACGAGCGCCAGGTCGAGGACCTGCTGGCGGGCCGGCTGCACGCCGCCTGGAACTCCCCGCTGGCCTGGGTCCGCGCCCGGCGGCTGGCACGGACCCGTGGCCGGGAGGTCCGCCCCCTGGTGATGCGCGACACCGACCGGGACCTGACCTCCGTCGTCCTCGCCCGTCACGACGCGCCCGTCACCACGCTCGCCGACCTCAAGGAACGCACGGTGGCCGTCGGCGCCGTCGACTCCCCGCAGGCCACCCTGCTGCCGCTCGCCCTGCTGCGCCGGGCGGGCCTGCGGCCCGGGGAGGACTTCACGGTCCGCCGGTTCGACATCGGCACCGGGCTCCACGGCGACCACGTCGGAGGGGAACGGGAGGCGGTGCGCGCCCTGCTGGCGGGCGAGGCGGACGCCGCCTGCCTGGTGGACGCCAACCACCTGCTGTTCGGCCGGGAGGGGACGCTGCCGCCGGGCGGGACACGGGTGCTGGCGCAGACGGAGCCGTACGACCACTGCGTCATGACGGTCGTCGACACCGCGCCCGCCGACCTCGTCGAGGAGTTCGCCGGGCTGCTGCTGTCCATGTCCTACGCGGACCCCGAGGTGCGCCCGCTGCTGGACCTGGAGGGGCTCACCGCCTGGCGGCCCGGACGCACCGCCGGGTACGCGCAACTGGAGGAGGCCGTCGACGGGGCGGGCTTCTACGACGCGGCCGGGCGGGTCACCGCCGAGGAGTACGCGCCGTGA
- a CDS encoding acyl-CoA dehydrogenase family protein — MSTQSSEHEGVLMAGHPPRGSQTPDVAATVRSVVERTVSREAPEVDRQGRFPRASVEALAEAGLLGLLAAPEVGGAGQGLRAAAHVVERLAASCGSTAMVTLMHYAATTLIEAHGPTEVRRAIAAGTHLTTLALSEAGSRSHFWAPLGTARPDDRDGTGGVLLDADKSWVTSAGEADSYVWSSRPLDADGPMTLWLVPADTDGLSVAGGFDGLGLRGNSSSPVTARQARLPRAAMLGDDGAGMDIALATALPAFLVLNAAASLGTMEAVLTAAREHLTGTRLAHLGRTLADDPSRRGRYAELRVRADGVRAFVTDTLTALETDREDATLRVLQVKAVAAEAAAEVTDGVMKLCGGSAFRRDLGVERHFRDSLAARVMAPTTEALHDFTGRASLGLPLFDAPDGSDGRA, encoded by the coding sequence GTGAGCACCCAGTCATCCGAGCACGAGGGCGTCCTGATGGCGGGTCACCCGCCCCGCGGTTCCCAAACCCCCGACGTCGCGGCGACGGTGCGCTCGGTCGTCGAACGCACCGTCTCCCGCGAGGCACCCGAGGTCGACCGGCAGGGCCGGTTCCCCCGCGCGAGCGTCGAGGCGCTCGCCGAGGCCGGGCTGCTCGGCCTGCTCGCCGCCCCCGAGGTGGGCGGCGCCGGCCAGGGACTGCGCGCCGCCGCCCACGTGGTGGAGCGGCTCGCCGCGAGCTGCGGCTCGACCGCCATGGTCACGCTGATGCACTACGCGGCCACCACCCTGATCGAGGCACACGGCCCCACCGAGGTGCGCCGGGCCATCGCGGCCGGTACCCACCTGACCACCCTGGCGCTCTCCGAGGCGGGTTCCCGCAGCCACTTCTGGGCGCCGCTGGGCACCGCGCGACCCGACGACCGGGACGGCACGGGCGGGGTCCTGCTGGACGCCGACAAGAGCTGGGTCACCTCCGCCGGCGAGGCCGACAGCTACGTCTGGTCCAGCCGGCCGCTCGACGCCGACGGGCCGATGACGCTGTGGCTGGTGCCCGCCGACACCGACGGGCTGAGCGTCGCCGGCGGATTCGACGGACTCGGACTGCGCGGCAACTCCTCCAGCCCCGTGACCGCCCGCCAGGCACGCCTGCCGCGCGCGGCGATGCTGGGGGACGACGGCGCCGGCATGGACATCGCCCTGGCGACGGCCCTGCCGGCCTTCCTCGTGCTCAACGCGGCCGCCTCACTGGGCACCATGGAAGCCGTCCTGACCGCCGCCCGGGAACACCTGACCGGCACCCGCCTGGCCCACCTGGGACGCACCCTGGCCGACGACCCCTCCCGCCGCGGCCGGTACGCCGAACTGCGCGTCCGCGCCGACGGCGTGCGCGCCTTCGTCACCGACACCCTCACCGCCCTGGAGACCGACCGCGAGGACGCCACGCTGCGGGTCCTCCAGGTCAAGGCGGTCGCCGCCGAGGCCGCCGCCGAGGTGACCGACGGTGTGATGAAGCTCTGCGGCGGCTCCGCCTTCCGCCGCGACCTGGGCGTCGAACGCCACTTCCGCGACTCGCTCGCGGCCCGGGTCATGGCCCCGACGACCGAGGCGCTCCACGACTTCACCGGCCGGGCGAGCCTCGGACTCCCGCTCTTCGACGCCCCGGACGGATCCGACGGAAGGGCCTGA